One Euphorbia lathyris chromosome 1, ddEupLath1.1, whole genome shotgun sequence DNA segment encodes these proteins:
- the LOC136220242 gene encoding uncharacterized protein isoform X1, translating to MVKIASRRELLDRWKGIEEEEEQNEDDDPLKQRQLHHRKEEWFGDTFNFLISLPKENHIWCGFWDLMGPLLETFYNYFKDERSDSPLRLLWKRISEEMGHCVQCISQHHQAQEMYSMEYESSSIGPLLLVLRCLDEERVTQHLRELNARLKKEEYDPLRDNVDVVSLMYEVLMFPILLDDQSLCTEFESFIEGVDSVHELALAGHQQFPGVYALLFFSRRVRTVGRRLARSMDKLRRAADMEPLQPLLNKFFGFLEADVLPSASNTSRPRVKLERSSIWLGITSLLEFLEPPVFEEAILERYPIFFDIVLNHISGDSAEFSHAVSCLKELFKMLGCKLWLRSTLSPSVMRNTLLGQCFHTRNEKIHKDIFDLFPPFLQSLEALQDGEHEKQRRHFLYFLLHQVSVSSNFNVLTKKLACKIALLIVNRGYTMNPPCPPVECAHMWGPSLVSSLKDSSLHSSLRQPAFDLIQAIIVSDATALATMMLNNRTPLDTDRSTEFNDGEDDDDGLPFSSDVEEKDNSCWREFSAQSKITSQEYRGWMCVPMIWIDVLVDTDPSILPVSFSKAVFWARSFLTMTEPETAAEMVLSVRSWLLSSATEISNSFGWKVPTGSDDGGGGKESKNSVRVSVIHLPLLRTFNRLTAHFIVQFGQSDLRKQWTWEPRMAESLVLSLVDPNDSVRQVGKCLLEQVSDSRGLACGLKFLCSSSSSLSATFLGLRHALKVVQLDSVVSKFQTLQHFFFILQKLIKEGDSPNPILSENSNIKQYSSQGGFLVQPAFDSLHIKIDEDTSTIDFKSQEKFRCLLSEAAWPSILKCLVEGKEFIDYSLCQMTCVRVLEILPVVFKRLYPSFMEYSRDSGKIMEKVFDFLWLHYLIDWGKSSLKVVLVYWKRTVTSLLSLLRGACSNTLVFTAIENLISCESVNVDQLMEQVSLLRVSLCKEVAWNSGTTLLGPKTSFSEDLRFAKKYSAPDLQPAQSEETSLQFKDSVLDSRDKSTVIVLSDDEAEKPISPAKVILPDVNDPGHGRLDKNTVSRTPADDRSASLIDTIKEIPRDVWHERKDALDKSCLSSQKQASDKLRGKPPTSIKSIGKDKKKEVKSSVNESDAFLPQPKNNLKNLSDESVSAKSIGKTSHGMICETRDSTLKQIVCDPKDDPLESELKSVKKQPLFLPKFSVSAPKRQVIQLKTPTENRFGSLHRLEAGFKRFKPPRLDDWYRPILEINYFEIVGLSSASENVNRTVSRLKEVPACFQSPEQYVEIFRPLVLEEFKAQLHSSFLEMSSWEDMYYGKISVMSVERVDDFHLVRFVHDDNDSTSPKGFSENDLVLLTKEVPQKKCPDIHMVGKVERRERDNKRRASVLLIRFYFLNGSSRLNQARKLVIERSKWHASRIMSITPQFREFQALSALKNIPILPVILNPVTDSPGDKSREVSLGKLSQPLQEVLKSSFNDSQLQAINIAIGLPNTKKELELSLIQGPPGTGKTRTIVAIVSALLASLRGTNDVKNFQNRGSRQFNSSSGAGPKLSQSVALARAWQDAALARQLNEDVRRNEKSVEGSVRRRVLICAQSNAAVDELVSRIYSGGLYGSDGKMYKPYIVRVGNAKTIHPDSLPFFIDTLVDRRIAEEKMYSGDAKNESSTGSSTTLRTKLEKLVDCIRYYEAKRANLQDTNSDLKDFLDDETLKGDDLKEMSDPELAVKLRKLYEQKKQIFKDLSAAQAQERKSNEEIKAVKHKMRKSILKEAEIVVTTLSGCGGDLFEVCSESISSCKFGNPPEHTLFDAVVIDEAAQALEPATLIPLQLLKSYGTKCIMVGDPKQLPATVLSNVASKFLYECSMFERIQKAGYPVTMLTKQYRMHPEISRFPSSHFYDGKLLNGEKMSNKTGTFHETEGLGPYVFYDVVDGQELRGKNSGSFSLHNDCEAEAAVEVIRFYKKRHPSEFEAKRIGIITPYKSQLSVLRSRFSSAFGSTVIANMEFNTIDGFQGREVDILILSTVRAAESSTHVNGFNSSSIGFVADIRRMNVALTRAKLSLWIFGNARTLLGNYNWAALVKDAKERKLVISVKPYVPFKTALTDNVNSEKSEYHSSKAKHVENVNHSGRHSKQVKQKFQTACQGNIEGRTVAGNENKFSAKREDVQRIRKGAQDNVDLPSVDATGSDRKLKNVEAVISRDSVTGDESMCSERSKKKLEKQAKKDKYMEKLEKPAMKDKCTDSNSKSHNSIRETSDGHKKLKENVLKGQDKLFKHDKNLEIKTSLAEGSVEGTKSKDIKAPDKKGASEDLITKRKQQREAVDAILYSSLISSKKKESSKKPLPGKRSISPSSIVSSGIRPPKKTKKGQE from the exons ATGGTGAAGATTGCGAGCAGGAGAGAGTTATTGGATAGATGGAAGGGTATCGAAGAAGAGGAAGAGCAAAACGAAGACGATGATCCCTTGAAGCAACGACAACTTCATCACCGGAAAGAAGAATG GTTTGGAGATACGTTTAATTTTTTGATCAGTTTACCTAAAGAAAATCATATATGGTGTGGTTTTTGGGATTTGATGGGGCCTCTGTTGGAGACATTTTACAACTATTTCAAAGATGAGCGCTCTGATTCTCCTCTCAGACTTCTTTGGAAGAGGATTTCTGAGGAAATGGGGCATTGTGTTCAATGTATATCTCAGCATCATCAGGCTCAAGAAATGTACAGTATGGAGTATGAGTCCAGTTCTATTGGTCCTCTTCTGCTTGTTTTGCGATGCCTTGATGAGGAAAGGGTGACTCAACACTTGCGAGAGCTAAATGCTAGATTAAAGAAGGAAGAGTATGATCCCCTGCGGGATAATGTTGACGTCGTTAGTCTTATGTATGAG GTCTTGATGTTTCCTATCCTTCTAGATGATCAATCCTTGTGCACTGAATTTGAATCATTTATCGAAGGAGTCGATAGTGTGCATGAGCTGGCATTGGctggccatcaacagtttccg GGTGTTTATGCATTGCTTTTTTTCAGTAGAAGGGTGCGTACTGTTGGTCGGCGTTTAGCTCGATCTATGGACAAACTGAG GAGGGCAGCTGATATGGAACCTTTGCAGCCCTTGCTGAACAAATTTTTTGGGTTTTTGGAGGCAGATGTTCTACCATCAGCTTCTAATACTTCAAGGCCCAGAGTGAAGCTGGAACGTTCATCTATATGGCTTGGAATCACATCACT GCTTGAGTTCTTAGAACCTCCTGTTTTTGAAGAAGCAATACTCGAGCGCTATCCCATATTTTTTGATATTGTGCTCAACCATATCAGCGGTGATTCGGCTGAATTTTCTCATGCAGTTAGTTGCTTGAAAGAACTCTTCAAAATGCTTG GTTGTAAGCTTTGGCTGAGGTCTACATTGTCTCCAAGTGTGATGCGGAACACATTACTCGGCCAGTGTTTCCATACTCGAAATGAGAAGATCCATAAAGATATTTTTGATCTTTTTCCACCTTTTCTGCAG TCACTTGAGGCTTTGCAAGATGGGGAGCATGAAAAGCAGCGCAGgcattttctctattttcttctCCATCAAGTTTCCGTGAGCAGCAATTTCAATGTTCTTACTAAAAAGTTGGCTTGCAAG ATAGCCCTGCTTATTGTAAACCGAGGCTACACAATGAACCCACCGTGCCCTCCAGTTGAATGTGCTCATATGTG GGGTCCTTCACTTGTGTCATCTTTGAAGGATTCTTCACTTCACAGTTCTTTGCGGCAACCCGCTTTTGATCTTATACAAGCTATTATTGTGTCTGATGCTACTGCCTTAGCAACTATGATGTTGAATAACCGTACACCTCTCGACACTGATAGAAGCACCGAGTTCAATGATGgcgaagatgatgatgatggacTTCCATTTTCCTCAGATGTTGAGGAAAAAGATAACAGTTGTTGGAGGGAATTCAGTGCGCAGAGCAAGATTACTTCTCAGGAGTACAGGGGGTGGATGTGTGTGCCCATGATATGGATTGATGTTCTAGTTGATACTGATCCATCAATCCTTCCAGTTTCATTTTCAAAAGCTGTTTTCTGGGCCCGATCTTTTTTGACCATGACAGAACCTGAAACTGCAGCTGAAATGGTACTTAGTGTGAGATCTTGGCTTTTGTCTTCTGCCACAGAAATCTCCAACTCATTTGGGTGGAAGGTCCCAACTGGCTCTGATGATGGTGGGGGAGGAAAGGAGTCAAAAAATTCAGTCAGAGTATCTGTAATACATCTCCCATTGCTAAGAACATTCAACAG GTTAACTGCACATTTCATTGTTCAATTTGGGCAAAGTGATCTTCGGAAGCAGTGGACATGGGAACCAAGGATGGCAGAGAGCTTGGTCCTTTCACTTGTGGATCCCAATGAT AGTGTAAGGCAAGTTGGTAAGTGCCTCTTGGAGCAAGTTTCAGACTCTAGGGGTCTTGCATGTGGTTTAAAGTTCCTTTGCTCCAGTAGTTCTTCTTTGTCTGCCACTTTTTTAGGCTTGAGACATGCTTTGAAAGTG GTTCAATTGGATTCTGTTGTATCAAAGTTTCAGACATTACAACATTTTTTCTTCATTCTCCAAAAACTCATTAAAGAAGGGGATTCGCCTAATCCAATTTTGTCTGAAAATTCAAATATAAAGCAATACTCTTCTCAAGGTGGATTTCTCGTACAGCCAGCCTTTGATTCCTTGCATATAAAAATCGATGAGGATACATCAACCATTGACTTCAAATCACAGGAGAAATTTCGTTGTTTACTGTCAGAAGCTGCTTGGCCTTCAATTCTGAAGTGCTTGGTAGAAGGGAAAGAATTTATTGATTACAGTCTTTGTCAG ATGACTTGTGTTCGTGTACTTGAAATCCTCCCTGTCGTGTTCAAGAGGCTTTATCCATCTTTCATGGAATATTCTAGGGATTCTGGAAAGATCATGGAAAAAGTATTTGACTTCCTATGGTTACATTACTTGATAGATTGGGGAAAATCATCACTTAAGGTTGTTCTTGTTTATTGGAAACGAACAGTAACTTCTCTATTGAGTTTGCTCAGGGGAGCTTGCAGTAATACTTTGGTTTTTACAGCCATTGAAAATCTTATTTCATGTG AGAGTGTTAATGTTGATCAATTGATGGAGCAAGTTTCACTCCTTCGTGTTTCATTGTGTAAAGAAGTTGCCTGGAACAGTGGGACGACTCTGTTAGGACCAAAAACTTCATTTTCTGAAGATTTGCGTTTTGCCAAGAAGTATTCAGCTCCTGATTTGCAGCCTGCCCAATCAGAAGAGACCAGTCTGCAGTTCAAGGACTCAGTATTAGATAGCAGAGACAAAAGTACTGTGATTGTTCTTTCAGATGATGAAGCAGAAAAACCAATTTCACCTGCTAAGGTCATTTTACCTGATGTTAATGATCCAGGCCATGGTCGATTAGATAAAAATACGGTGTCTCGTACTCCTGCAGATGATAGAAGTGCTTCACTAATTGATACTATAAAGGAGATTCCAAGGGATGTATGGCATGAAAGAAAGGATGCTTTAGATAAATCTTGCCTCTCTTCTCAGAAGCAGGCTTCTGACAAATTAAGAGGCAAGCCACCTACTTCTATCAAATCAATTGGCAAAGATAAGAAGAAAGAAGTCAAATCCAGTGTTAATGAAAGTGATGCCTTCTTACCTCAACCAAAAAATAATTTGAAGAACTTGTCTGATGAGTCTGTCAGTGCTAAAAGCATAGGAAAAACATCTCATGGTATGATTTGTGAAACTAGAGATTCAACATTGAAGCAGATTGTGTGTGATCCCAAGGATGACCCACTCGAGTCTGAACTCAAATCTGTAAAAAAGCAGCCCTTGTTTCTGCCGAAGTTTAGTGTTTCAGCTCCAAAAAGGCAAGTTATTCAACTTAAAACGCCTACTGAAAATAGATTTGGAAGTTTACATAGACTGGAAGCTGGATTTAAAAGGTTCAAGCCTCCAAGACTAGACGACTGGTATAGACCAATTCTGGAAATAAATTACTTCGAAATAGTGGGGTTATCATCAGCAAGCGAAAATGTGAACCGGACTGTTAGTAGACTGAAGGAGGTCCCTGCTTGTTTCCAATCACCAGAGCAGTATGTAGAAATATTTCGGCCATTAGTTTTGGAGGAGTTCAAAGCACAGTTGCATAGTTCCTTTCTGGAGATGTCTTCATGGGAGGATATGTATTATGGAAAAATATCAGTTATGTCAGTTGAGAGGGTGGATGATTTTCATCTTGTTCGTTTTGTTCATGATGACAATGATTCTACATCCCCAAAAGGCTTTTCAGAAAATGACCTTGTTTTACTAACAAAAGAAGTCCCACAGAAGAAGTGCCCTGATATTCATATGGTTGGAAAG GTGGAGAGACGAGAGAGGGACAACAAAAGAAGGGCAAGTGTACTTCTAATCAGATTCTATTTTCTAAATGGATCTTCACGTTTAAATCAAGCAAGGAAGCTAGTAATTGAACGCAGCAAATGGCATGCAAGTCGAATCATGAGCATTACACCTCAATTTCGAGAATTTCAGGCGCTATCAGCATTAAAGAATATCCCGATTCTCCCAGTTATTTTAAATCCTGTCACTGATTCTCCAGGTGATAAGTCAAGGGAGGTTTCTTTGGGTAAGCTTTCCCAGCCCTTGCAGGAAGTACTCAAGTCATCTTTCAATGACAGCCAATTGCAGGCTATTAATATTGCAATTGGATTGCCAAACACAAAGAAAGAATTGGAATTATCACTTATTCAGGGACCTCCAG GGACTGGGAAGACTCGAACTATAGTGGCTATTGTCAGTGCCTTGCTTGCTTCATTACGCGGAACTAATGATGTGAAGAATTTCCAGAATAGAGGCTCAAGACAATTTAATAGTTCATCTGGTGCTGGGCCAAAACTTAGCCAATCTGTTGCACTTGCAAGGGCATGGCAGGACGCTGCTTTGGCTAGACAATTGAATGAGGATGTGAGGAGAAATGAGAAGTCAGTGGAAGGTTCTGTTAGGAGAAGGGTTCTCATTTGTGCTCAATCAAATGCAGCAGTTGATGAGTTGGTGTCGAGGATTTACAGTGGAGGCCTTTATGGCAGTGATGGAAAAATGTACAAGCCATATATTGTAAGAGTTGGTAATGCAAAAACAATTCACCCAGATTCACTCCCCTTCTTTATTGATACCCTTGTTGATCGTCGCATTGCAGAAGAGAAGATGTATTCAGGTGATGCCAAGAATGAATCAAGTACTGGCTCTTCTACAACATTGCGTACTAAGTTGGAAAAGTTAGTGGACTGCATTAGGTATTATGAGGCTAAGCGTGCTAACTTACAGGATACGAACTCAGACCTAAAAGATTTTCTAGATGATGAAACACTTAAAGGGGATGACTTGAAAGAAATGTCAGATCCCGAGCTAGCCGTGAAGCTACGTAAATTGTATGAACAGAAGAAACAAATCTTCAAAGATCTAAGTGCTGCTCAGGCACAGGAGAGGAAATCTAATGAAGAAATTAAGGCTGTGAAACATAAGATGAGGAAGTCTATACTGAAGGAAGCTGAAATAGTAGTGACTACATTAAGTGGGTGTGGTGGTGACCTCTTTGAGGTTTGCTCTGAATCCATTTCAAGTTGTAAATTTGGGAATCCACCCGAGCATACACTTTTTGATGCGGTTGTTATTGATGAAGCAGCTCAG GCTCTCGAACCTGCTACTTTGATTCCTCTTCAACTTTTAAAGTCATATGGAACAAAGTGTATCATG GTTGGTGATCCAAAACAACTTCCTGCAACAGTCCTCTCTAATGTGGCTAGCAAATTTCTTTACGAATGCAGCATGTTTGAACGTATACAAAAGGCTGGTTATCCTGTTACAATGCTTACCAAGCAG TATAGGATGCACCCTGAGATTTCCCGGTTTCCTTCCTCTCATTTTTATGATGGTAAGCTGCTGAATGGAGAGAAGATGTCAAACAAAACAGGTACATTTCATGAGACTGAGGGTCTTGGCCCTTATGTATTTTATGATGTTGTTGACGGCCAGGAACTTCGGGGCAAGAATTCTGGTTCGTTTTCCCTTCATAATGACTGTGAAGCTGAAGCTGCAGTTGAAGTAATAAGATTTTACAAGAAAAG GCATCCCTCTGAATTTGAAGCTAAAAGAATCGGCATCATAACtccatacaagtctcaactttCAGTCTTGCGTTCTCGATTTTCCAGTGCGTTTGGGTCCACTGTTATAGCTAATATGGAGTTCAATACTATTGATGGTTTTCAAGGACGTGAAGTTGATATACTGATTCTTTCCACTGTTAGAGCAGCTGAGTCATCTACTCATGTAAATGGATTCAATTCTAGCAGTATTGGATTTGTTGCTGATATAAGGCGGATGAATGTTGCTTTGACGAGAGCTAAGCTCTCCCTTTGGATATTTGGGAATGCAAGAACCTTGCTGGGAAATTATAATTGGGCTGCTCTAGTTAAAGATGCAAAGGAGAGAAAGCTGGTTATTTCGGTTAAACCGTATGTACCATTTAAAACAGCGTTGACAGATAATGTTAATTCTGAAAAATCTGAATATCATTCAAGTAAAGCAAAGCATGTTGAAAATGTTAATCATTCAGGCAGACATAGTAAACAAGTTAAGCAGAAGTTTCAGACAGCCTGCCAGGGGAATATAGAAGGTAGAACAGTTGCAggaaatgaaaataagttttcagCCAAAAGGGAAGATGTTCAACGTATCAGAAAAGGAGCTCAAGATAATGTTGATCTTCCATCTGTTGATGCTACTGGTTCTGACAGAAAGTTAAAGAATGTAGAAGCTGTAATTTCCAGAGATTCCGTTACAGGTGATGAAAGTATGTGTAGTGAAAGAAGTAAGAAGAAACTTGAAAAGCAAGCCAAGAAAGATAAGTATATGGAGAAACTTGAAAAGCCAGCTATGAAAGATAAATGTACGGACTCAAACAGCAAATCACACAACTCCATACGAGAAACGAGTGATGGccataaaaaattgaaagagAATGTGTTGAAAGGACAAGATAAATTATTTAAGCATGACAAGAATTTGGAAATCAAGACATCTTTAGCTGAAGGCAGTGTTGAAGGTACGAAATCCAAGGACATCAAGGCTCCTGATAAAAAGGGTGCTTCTGAAGATTTAATCACGAAAAGGAAGCAACAACGTGAGGCTGTTGATGCTATTCTTTATTCATCTCTCATTTCGTCTAAGAAGAAAGAATCGTCAAAAAAACCCTTACCTGGCAAAAGATCTATTTCTCCAAGTTCAATTGTAAGTAGCGGTATCAGACCACCGAAGAAGACAAAAAAAG